One Bacteroidota bacterium genomic window carries:
- a CDS encoding electron transfer flavoprotein subunit alpha/FixB family protein, giving the protein MNNIFVICEIEKGKIADVSLELMTKGRSLANELKCKLEALVIGHKLSGIEKELYPFGADKVWVADDPRLEVYTTLPYNAIAVKVFQEEKPQIALLGASTFGRDLGPRVSSQLVSGLTADCTSLEIGDHEDKKAGKDYKNLLYQIRPAFGGNIIATIINPDNRPQMATVREGVMKKEVFDPNYKGELVKLDVNKYTSEADYVVKVIERHMESSKVNIKNSSIIVAGGYGVGSKENFNLLFELAHLINAEVGASRAAVDAGFASHDRQIGQTGVTVRPKLYIACGISGQVQHLAGMQESSMIISINNDPEAPINKIADYIITGSIDEVVPKMIKYYKKNSK; this is encoded by the coding sequence GTGAATAATATATTTGTCATCTGCGAAATAGAAAAAGGCAAAATTGCCGACGTCAGCCTAGAACTGATGACCAAAGGCCGCTCACTGGCCAACGAGCTTAAATGCAAACTGGAGGCACTCGTAATTGGTCACAAACTATCGGGCATTGAGAAAGAATTGTATCCTTTTGGAGCCGATAAGGTATGGGTAGCAGACGATCCACGTCTCGAAGTATATACCACCCTGCCTTACAATGCCATTGCAGTAAAAGTTTTTCAGGAAGAAAAACCTCAGATTGCCCTTTTAGGGGCCAGCACTTTTGGCCGCGACCTGGGGCCCCGTGTATCGTCGCAACTGGTAAGCGGCTTAACTGCCGATTGTACCTCGCTTGAAATTGGCGATCACGAAGATAAAAAAGCCGGAAAGGATTATAAAAATCTGCTGTATCAGATAAGGCCCGCCTTTGGTGGTAATATCATAGCCACTATTATTAACCCCGACAACAGGCCGCAAATGGCAACGGTGCGCGAGGGCGTAATGAAAAAGGAAGTTTTCGACCCCAATTACAAAGGTGAGTTGGTTAAGCTCGATGTGAACAAATACACTTCAGAAGCCGACTACGTGGTAAAAGTGATTGAGCGGCACATGGAAAGTTCGAAAGTAAACATTAAAAACTCGTCTATCATTGTGGCCGGAGGCTATGGTGTTGGTTCGAAAGAAAATTTTAACCTTCTTTTCGAATTGGCCCACCTGATCAATGCCGAAGTAGGTGCCTCGCGTGCTGCAGTTGATGCCGGTTTTGCAAGCCACGACCGCCAGATCGGTCAGACTGGGGTTACTGTGCGTCCAAAGTTATACATAGCCTGCGGAATCTCCGGCCAGGTGCAACACCTTGCAGGTATGCAGGAATCGTCGATGATTATTTCCATCAACAACGATCCGGAAGCGCCCATCAACAAAATTGCTGATTACATCATTACCGGGAGCATCGATGAGGTGGTGCCCAAAATGATAAAATATTACAAAAAGAACAGCAAATAA
- a CDS encoding DUF3467 domain-containing protein, with protein MDDQKNKGKINIELKEDIAQGIYSNLAIITHSASEFVLDFVRVMPGVPKAEVKSRIILTPEHAKRLLLALQDNLAKYEAVHGRIKDLEGGGTTLPLNFGGPTAQA; from the coding sequence ATGGACGATCAGAAAAACAAAGGAAAGATAAACATTGAGCTAAAGGAAGATATTGCACAGGGCATTTATTCGAACCTTGCTATTATTACCCATTCGGCTTCTGAGTTTGTACTTGACTTTGTGCGCGTAATGCCTGGGGTACCAAAAGCCGAAGTAAAATCGAGGATTATTTTAACCCCCGAGCATGCCAAGCGACTTTTATTGGCGCTACAGGACAATCTTGCTAAATACGAGGCCGTACATGGCCGTATAAAAGACCTGGAAGGTGGAGGAACTACACTGCCACTTAATTTTGGCGGACCTACAGCCCAGGCATAA
- the rpoC gene encoding DNA-directed RNA polymerase subunit beta': protein MSFRKDTKQKSSFTKIAIGLASPEEVLENSSGEVLKPETINYRTYKPERDGLFCERIFGPVKDYECHCGKYKRIRYKGIVCDRCGVEVTEKKVRRERMGHISLVVPVAHIWYFKSLPNKIGYLLGLPSKKLDSIIYYERYVVINPGVKAADGVKYLDFLTEEEYLDILDTLPKENQFLDENDPDKFIADMGADALYKLLGRLELDELSFQLRYKASTETSQQRKSEALKRLQVVEAFRASKGVNKPEWMIVKTVPVIPPELRPLVPLDGGRFATSDLNDLYRRVIIRNNRLKRLIEIKAPEVILRNEKRMLQEAVDSLFDNSRKSNAVKTDANRPLKSLSDSLKGKQGRFRQNLLGKRVDYSARSVIVVGPELKLHECGLPKDMAAELYKPFVIRKLIERGIVKTVKSAKKIVDRKDPVVWDILENVLKGHPVLLNRAPTLHRLGIQSFQPKLIEGKAIQLHPLVCTAFNADFDGDQMAVHLPLGHAAVLEAQILMLAAHNILNPANGAPINVPSQDMVLGLYYTTKARKSTKEFPVRGEGMTFYSPEEVQIAYNEKRVDLHAEIKVRTKDRVDGNPVVKIIETTVGRVLFNETVPEEVGYINEVLTKKSLREIIGRVLKVTGVAKTAKFLDDIKDLGYYMAFKGGLSFNLDDVIVPDDKEQLVADGYAQVDEVMNNYNMGFITNNERYNQIIDIWTHTNARLTQTLMTKLINDRQGFNAVYMMLDSGARGSKEQIRQLSGMRGLMAKPQKSGSVGSEIIENPILSNFKEGLSVLEYFISTHGARKGLADTALKTADAGYLTRRLVDVSQDVIVSEEDCGTLRGLVANAIKNNEEVVESLFERILGRTAVHDVYHPLTGKLIIHSGEEITEEVAKVIEDSPIEQLEIRSVLTCESKKGICAKCYGRNLATNRMVQNGEAVGVIAAQSIGEPGTQLTLRTFHVGGTASNITADSSVVTKYDGVAEFEELRTVTRKEESGQKVDVVIGRLAELRIIDKNTGITLTTHSIPYGARLYVKDKADVKKGTVVCDWDPYNAVIISEMAGSVAFDSVIEGVTFKEESDEQTGYREKVIIETRDKTKNPTIKVLSVDGDVLKVYNLPVGAHITVTEGENINTGDILVKIPRAVGKSGDITGGLPRVTELFEARNPSNPAVVSEIDGEVSFGKIKRGNREIVITSKTGQVKKYLVPLSKQILVQESDYVRAGIPLSDGAITPSDILNIKGPTKVQEYIVNEVQEVYRMQGVKINDKHFEIIVRQMMRKVEIVDPGDTKFLEKQIVDKWVFMDENDWIYGKKVIMDEGDSQNLRPGQIITARKLRDENSMLKRKDMKLVEARDAIPATSSQILQGITKAALQTKSFMSAASFQETTKVLNEAAISGKIDLLEGLKENVIVGHLIPAGTGIRKYHKITVAPVEDYEKLELPE, encoded by the coding sequence CATTAGTGGTTCCTGTAGCGCATATTTGGTATTTTAAATCGCTTCCGAATAAAATAGGTTACCTGCTTGGTTTGCCTTCGAAAAAACTCGATTCGATTATTTATTACGAGCGCTATGTGGTAATTAACCCAGGTGTGAAAGCCGCAGACGGTGTGAAGTACCTCGATTTTCTTACCGAAGAGGAATACCTCGATATTCTCGATACCCTTCCAAAAGAAAACCAGTTTCTCGACGAAAACGACCCGGATAAATTTATCGCGGACATGGGTGCCGACGCACTTTATAAATTGCTTGGACGCCTCGAACTCGACGAGCTTTCTTTCCAATTGCGCTACAAAGCCAGCACCGAAACCTCTCAACAACGTAAGAGCGAAGCGCTCAAACGCTTACAGGTGGTAGAAGCCTTCAGGGCATCCAAAGGGGTGAATAAACCTGAATGGATGATTGTGAAAACCGTACCGGTAATACCACCTGAATTGCGTCCTCTTGTTCCGCTTGATGGTGGCAGGTTTGCTACTTCCGACCTGAATGATCTTTACCGCAGGGTGATTATTCGTAATAACCGTCTGAAAAGACTGATTGAAATAAAGGCTCCTGAAGTTATTTTGCGTAACGAAAAACGCATGCTTCAGGAAGCGGTCGATTCTTTATTCGATAACTCACGCAAATCGAACGCAGTAAAAACCGATGCCAACAGACCTCTCAAATCGCTTTCCGACAGTTTGAAAGGAAAGCAGGGACGTTTCCGTCAGAATTTGCTTGGTAAAAGGGTTGACTACTCGGCACGTTCGGTAATTGTGGTGGGTCCTGAGTTGAAATTGCACGAGTGTGGTCTGCCAAAAGATATGGCCGCCGAACTTTACAAACCTTTTGTGATTCGCAAGCTTATCGAAAGAGGTATTGTGAAAACAGTAAAATCCGCCAAAAAAATTGTCGACAGGAAAGACCCTGTCGTATGGGATATTCTGGAAAATGTACTGAAAGGACACCCCGTATTGCTTAACCGCGCCCCCACGCTACACAGGCTGGGTATACAGTCTTTTCAGCCAAAACTAATCGAAGGTAAGGCAATACAGTTGCACCCATTGGTTTGTACCGCTTTTAACGCCGACTTTGATGGTGACCAGATGGCTGTTCACCTTCCCTTAGGACATGCAGCAGTATTGGAGGCACAGATTCTGATGCTGGCAGCCCATAACATTCTGAACCCTGCTAACGGGGCACCTATCAATGTTCCCTCACAGGATATGGTTTTGGGTCTGTATTATACTACCAAGGCTCGTAAAAGCACCAAAGAATTTCCTGTTCGTGGCGAAGGAATGACCTTCTATTCACCAGAGGAAGTGCAGATTGCCTATAACGAAAAGCGGGTTGATCTGCATGCCGAAATCAAAGTAAGAACAAAAGACAGGGTTGATGGAAATCCTGTAGTAAAAATTATAGAAACCACCGTAGGTAGGGTCCTTTTCAACGAAACAGTTCCTGAAGAGGTAGGCTATATCAACGAGGTACTAACAAAAAAATCACTTCGCGAAATTATCGGTCGTGTTTTAAAAGTAACCGGGGTAGCTAAAACAGCCAAATTTCTTGATGACATTAAAGATCTTGGCTATTACATGGCTTTCAAAGGCGGACTGTCTTTTAACCTCGACGATGTAATTGTTCCTGATGATAAGGAACAGCTTGTAGCCGATGGTTATGCCCAGGTAGATGAAGTAATGAACAACTACAACATGGGTTTCATTACCAACAACGAACGTTACAACCAGATTATCGATATCTGGACGCATACGAATGCCCGTTTGACCCAAACATTAATGACCAAGCTGATCAATGACAGACAAGGTTTTAATGCCGTTTACATGATGCTTGATTCAGGTGCAAGGGGTTCGAAAGAACAGATTCGCCAGCTTTCGGGTATGAGGGGTCTGATGGCAAAACCACAAAAATCAGGTTCTGTCGGATCAGAAATTATTGAGAACCCAATTCTTTCGAATTTTAAAGAAGGTCTTTCGGTTCTGGAATATTTTATCTCTACCCACGGTGCCCGCAAGGGTCTAGCCGATACAGCCCTTAAAACAGCTGATGCGGGTTATCTGACCCGTAGATTGGTGGATGTATCACAAGATGTGATTGTATCGGAAGAAGACTGTGGTACCTTAAGAGGTCTGGTAGCCAATGCCATTAAAAACAACGAAGAGGTGGTTGAATCGCTCTTCGAACGTATACTCGGCCGCACAGCAGTGCACGATGTGTATCATCCGCTTACAGGCAAGCTGATCATTCACTCAGGTGAAGAAATTACCGAAGAAGTTGCCAAAGTGATTGAAGATTCGCCTATCGAACAACTCGAAATTCGTTCGGTATTAACCTGCGAATCGAAAAAAGGTATATGCGCCAAATGTTATGGCCGCAACCTGGCTACAAACCGTATGGTTCAAAATGGTGAGGCTGTTGGCGTAATTGCTGCCCAATCAATCGGCGAACCTGGTACGCAGCTTACACTCCGTACATTCCACGTAGGGGGTACTGCTTCGAACATCACTGCCGACTCCAGCGTAGTAACAAAATACGATGGTGTAGCAGAATTTGAAGAACTGCGGACAGTAACCCGTAAGGAAGAATCGGGTCAAAAAGTAGATGTAGTTATCGGACGTTTAGCCGAATTAAGAATAATCGATAAAAACACCGGAATTACCCTTACCACACACAGCATACCATATGGTGCCCGTCTTTATGTGAAGGACAAAGCAGATGTGAAGAAAGGAACTGTTGTATGCGACTGGGATCCATACAACGCAGTAATTATATCCGAAATGGCCGGTAGTGTGGCTTTTGATAGTGTAATTGAAGGTGTAACCTTTAAAGAAGAAAGTGACGAACAAACCGGTTATCGCGAAAAAGTAATTATCGAAACGCGTGATAAAACCAAAAACCCTACCATCAAAGTGCTTTCGGTGGATGGCGATGTATTAAAAGTATATAACCTTCCGGTTGGTGCGCATATTACTGTAACCGAAGGAGAAAATATCAATACCGGAGATATTCTTGTGAAAATCCCACGTGCTGTGGGTAAATCGGGCGATATCACCGGTGGTTTGCCACGTGTTACTGAATTATTCGAAGCACGTAACCCTTCGAACCCTGCAGTAGTATCGGAAATTGATGGTGAGGTATCGTTTGGTAAAATTAAAAGAGGTAACCGCGAAATTGTGATTACCTCCAAAACAGGCCAGGTGAAGAAATACCTAGTGCCGCTTTCGAAACAAATACTTGTGCAGGAAAGCGATTATGTACGCGCAGGAATTCCTCTCTCTGATGGTGCCATTACCCCATCCGATATTTTGAATATCAAAGGACCTACCAAAGTTCAGGAATATATCGTGAACGAAGTTCAGGAGGTTTACCGGATGCAGGGTGTAAAAATCAACGACAAACACTTCGAAATTATCGTGCGCCAAATGATGCGTAAGGTGGAAATTGTCGATCCGGGTGATACCAAATTCCTCGAAAAACAAATCGTGGATAAATGGGTGTTTATGGATGAAAACGACTGGATTTATGGTAAAAAAGTGATCATGGATGAGGGCGATTCGCAAAACCTACGTCCTGGCCAGATTATTACCGCTCGTAAACTTCGCGACGAAAACTCCATGCTTAAACGTAAGGATATGAAACTGGTTGAAGCCCGCGATGCGATTCCTGCTACATCGTCGCAGATTTTGCAGGGGATTACAAAAGCAGCCCTTCAAACCAAAAGCTTCATGTCTGCGGCTTCGTTCCAGGAAACAACCAAGGTACTTAACGAAGCAGCAATTTCAGGCAAAATTGACTTACTCGAAGGCTTGAAAGAGAATGTGATTGTGGGTCACCTTATTCCTGCGGGAACAGGTATACGCAAATACCATAAAATAACAGTTGCTCCGGTGGAAGATTACGAAAAGCTGGAGCTTCCGGAATAA
- a CDS encoding electron transfer flavoprotein subunit beta/FixA family protein, producing the protein MKGLKIIVLAKQVPDTRNVGKDAMKADGTVNRAALPAIFNPEDLNALEQALRLKDKVEGSTVSLLTMGPGRAAEIIREGLYRGADSGYLLTDRAFAGADTLATSYALSCAIRKIKEFDIIIAGRQAIDGDTAQVGPQVAEKLGLPQVTYAEEILEIKKKSLVIKRRLENGIEIVECPLPCVITVNASAPECRPRNAKSLMKFKHARTATERQEASEDYIDMVTERPYLNLRELSVNDIEVDINQLGLSGSPTKVKKIENVVFQAKESKVITAADDQIDSLMKELISNHTLG; encoded by the coding sequence ATGAAGGGTTTAAAGATCATTGTATTAGCCAAGCAGGTGCCGGATACACGCAATGTGGGCAAAGATGCCATGAAAGCCGATGGAACGGTGAACAGGGCTGCCCTGCCTGCTATTTTTAATCCTGAAGATTTGAATGCACTCGAGCAGGCTCTTCGATTAAAAGATAAGGTTGAAGGTAGCACAGTTAGTTTGCTTACCATGGGACCAGGCCGTGCTGCTGAAATCATTCGTGAAGGATTGTATCGTGGCGCTGACAGTGGGTATTTGTTAACTGACAGGGCATTTGCTGGTGCTGATACCCTGGCTACTTCCTATGCCCTTTCTTGCGCCATTCGTAAAATAAAAGAGTTTGACATAATTATTGCAGGCCGGCAGGCAATCGATGGCGATACCGCCCAGGTAGGTCCGCAAGTTGCTGAAAAACTTGGTCTTCCTCAGGTTACCTATGCCGAGGAAATTCTGGAAATAAAAAAGAAATCCCTGGTTATTAAGCGCCGTCTGGAGAACGGAATAGAAATTGTGGAATGTCCTCTTCCATGCGTCATTACAGTAAATGCTTCTGCACCTGAATGCCGTCCTCGCAATGCCAAATCGCTCATGAAATTCAAACACGCCCGCACTGCCACCGAAAGACAAGAGGCTTCGGAAGATTATATCGACATGGTTACGGAACGCCCCTATCTTAATCTTCGTGAATTAAGTGTAAACGACATCGAAGTAGATATTAACCAACTGGGACTTAGCGGATCGCCTACCAAGGTTAAGAAGATTGAAAATGTTGTTTTTCAGGCTAAAGAATCCAAAGTGATCACCGCTGCCGACGACCAGATCGACTCCCTGATGAAGGAACTTATCAGCAACCATACCCTGGGTTAA